A region of Halalkaliarchaeum desulfuricum DNA encodes the following proteins:
- a CDS encoding Sir2 family NAD-dependent protein deacetylase codes for MERSDDLEALARDLREADTAIALTGAGLSAASGIPTFRGEDGIWGEEFSEADFHVTRFERDPEGFWEDRLELNELLRPDDIEPNPAHEALADLENAGILDAVVTQNTDGLHTAAGTGTVLELHGNAERVVCHRCGRRKPAQAIHDRIRSGENPPTCGECGGVYKPDVVLFGELLPKDVLGRARRLAEDSDVIVAAGSSLQVDPAASLPSYQRDGVLAIINFERTRYASRATYTFREDVTELLPALATRVLKCDPE; via the coding sequence ATGGAACGGAGCGACGATCTCGAGGCGCTCGCTAGAGACCTCCGGGAGGCCGACACCGCCATCGCGCTCACCGGAGCAGGGCTGTCGGCGGCCTCGGGGATCCCGACGTTCCGGGGCGAGGACGGGATCTGGGGGGAGGAGTTCTCGGAGGCGGATTTCCACGTCACTCGCTTCGAACGGGATCCCGAAGGGTTCTGGGAGGATCGGCTGGAGCTGAACGAGCTATTGCGGCCCGACGACATCGAACCGAATCCGGCACACGAGGCGCTCGCGGACCTCGAAAACGCCGGAATCCTCGACGCCGTCGTCACTCAGAACACCGACGGATTACACACTGCCGCTGGAACCGGGACGGTACTGGAGTTGCACGGCAACGCCGAACGCGTTGTGTGTCACCGGTGTGGTCGGCGAAAGCCCGCCCAAGCGATCCACGACCGGATCCGGTCGGGGGAGAACCCGCCGACCTGCGGGGAGTGTGGCGGGGTGTATAAGCCGGACGTCGTGCTGTTCGGCGAACTACTGCCCAAAGACGTTCTCGGACGTGCCCGTCGGCTGGCGGAAGACAGCGACGTGATCGTCGCCGCTGGCTCCTCGCTCCAGGTGGATCCGGCCGCGTCGTTGCCGAGCTACCAGCGGGACGGCGTACTCGCGATCATTAATTTCGAGCGAACCCGGTACGCATCGCGGGCGACGTACACGTTTCGCGAGGACGTCACCGAACTGCTGCCCGCCCTCGCAACGCGAGTGTTGAAGTGTGATCCGGAGTGA
- a CDS encoding DUF2391 domain-containing protein, which translates to MTDEPDPRADDPPARSRTDPEIERGRNRHEIDRENPDVSDLLTELAALEETVDAEHEQRKVRQTIDLVERMPGSRAFTRRVSKYTTRDIAESFVGSILISLPLLVEDGVYDIGDHFLAVTVGGVPVFLLANVAFIVLLSAGLMYYADFRDVDVQRILGIVPRRLLGVLAVSFITATTLMTMWGRVEGWEDPGVAFARISVIWTAAAFGAALGDILPGESEGPDIRDRFDSFTEAVGGGDD; encoded by the coding sequence ATGACCGACGAACCCGATCCCAGAGCGGATGATCCGCCGGCCCGGTCGCGAACCGATCCCGAAATCGAACGGGGAAGGAACCGACACGAGATCGACCGAGAGAACCCGGACGTGTCGGATCTCCTCACGGAGCTTGCAGCGCTCGAAGAGACCGTCGACGCCGAGCACGAGCAGCGGAAGGTCCGCCAGACGATCGATCTCGTCGAGCGGATGCCGGGTAGCCGGGCGTTCACCCGGCGAGTGAGCAAGTACACGACCCGGGACATCGCGGAGTCGTTCGTCGGTAGCATCCTGATCTCGCTGCCGCTTCTGGTCGAGGACGGTGTCTACGACATCGGCGATCACTTCCTCGCGGTGACTGTCGGCGGTGTCCCGGTGTTCCTCCTCGCGAACGTGGCGTTCATCGTTCTCCTGTCGGCCGGGCTGATGTACTACGCCGACTTCCGGGACGTCGACGTCCAGCGAATCCTCGGCATCGTTCCCCGCCGGCTCCTCGGTGTACTGGCCGTCTCGTTCATCACGGCGACGACACTCATGACGATGTGGGGCCGGGTCGAGGGGTGGGAGGATCCCGGCGTTGCGTTCGCCCGGATTTCCGTCATCTGGACGGCCGCCGCCTTCGGGGCGGCGCTGGGCGACATCCTCCCCGGCGAGTCGGAAGGACCGGACATCCGCGACCGGTTCGACTCCTTTACCGAAGCAGTCGGAGGCGGGGACGACTGA
- a CDS encoding DUF2391 family protein, whose product MTEPNDSEMGTPHTESSGNAGPDDPNIDDLIAKLERLETTVDDDHERRKVRQTIALVERMPGSRAFTRRVSKYTTRDMAEAFVGAVLFSLPLLVEDGVFEIADYLTSVTIASVPPFFIANVVFVVVLTAGMLYYTDFRDVQIHRPVFGIIPRRLIGVLAISLLTATLMMYMWGRLAAEDPTSFETVGRVTVIWAAAAFGAALGDILPGESTGTDVSELLDRPDSET is encoded by the coding sequence ATGACGGAACCGAACGACTCCGAAATGGGAACACCTCACACTGAGAGTTCGGGAAACGCGGGTCCGGACGATCCAAATATCGACGACCTGATTGCGAAACTCGAGCGGCTGGAGACCACCGTCGACGACGACCACGAACGACGCAAGGTGCGTCAAACGATCGCCCTCGTCGAGCGAATGCCCGGTAGCCGGGCGTTCACCCGGCGAGTGAGCAAGTACACGACCCGGGACATGGCGGAGGCGTTCGTCGGGGCAGTCCTGTTTTCCCTGCCGCTTCTGGTCGAGGACGGCGTTTTCGAGATCGCCGACTATCTCACGTCCGTCACAATCGCCTCGGTCCCGCCGTTCTTCATCGCGAACGTCGTGTTCGTCGTCGTTCTCACTGCCGGAATGTTGTACTACACCGACTTCCGTGACGTCCAGATCCATCGCCCGGTGTTCGGCATCATCCCACGTCGGCTGATCGGCGTCCTCGCGATCTCGCTACTGACGGCGACGCTGATGATGTACATGTGGGGCCGCCTCGCCGCCGAGGATCCGACCTCCTTCGAGACCGTCGGACGGGTCACGGTCATCTGGGCGGCGGCCGCCTTCGGGGCGGCGCTGGGCGACATCCTCCCCGGCGAGTCGACCGGGACGGACGTAAGCGAGCTGCTTGACCGTCCCGATTCCGAAACGTAG
- a CDS encoding secondary thiamine-phosphate synthase enzyme YjbQ: MRFTVDTETGTAVHDVTEQVTDVLPPSADGVATVFVRHTTAGLVVNEPEERLLGDVETFLSELVPDEGWEHDRIDDNADSHLRALLLSESVTVPVRDGEPDLGTWQAILLVECDGPRSRTLDVVVH; encoded by the coding sequence ATGCGTTTCACCGTCGATACCGAGACCGGAACTGCGGTTCACGACGTGACAGAGCAGGTGACGGACGTTCTCCCGCCGTCCGCAGACGGCGTCGCCACCGTGTTCGTTCGCCACACCACCGCCGGCCTCGTCGTCAACGAGCCCGAAGAGCGGCTCCTCGGGGACGTGGAGACGTTTCTCTCGGAGCTCGTTCCCGACGAGGGGTGGGAACACGACCGGATCGACGACAACGCCGACTCCCATCTCCGGGCGCTCCTTTTGAGTGAGAGCGTTACGGTTCCAGTTCGTGACGGCGAGCCGGACCTGGGGACGTGGCAGGCGATCCTGCTGGTGGAGTGTGATGGGCCCCGGTCCCGCACACTCGACGTCGTCGTTCACTGA
- a CDS encoding DUF7344 domain-containing protein: MASTGTELSLDATFATLSNRRRRDVLRYLKGNPGESSVRTLTERIAAWENDVDPSEVSYRQRKRVYTSLHQTHLPKLADGGFIEYEPHRGRVALTPAAAELDVYLETVGKHELPWSEYYLGLGAVSLAATVALALGVLPAGIITGTTLSAVVGLVLFVSALVHVVSSRRMRLEDDTSPR, from the coding sequence GTGGCGTCTACAGGAACGGAACTCTCCCTGGACGCGACGTTCGCGACGTTGAGCAACCGACGGCGCCGCGATGTGCTCCGATACCTGAAGGGGAATCCGGGCGAGTCGAGCGTCCGGACGCTCACCGAGCGGATCGCCGCCTGGGAGAATGACGTCGACCCCTCCGAAGTGTCCTATCGACAACGGAAACGGGTGTACACGTCACTCCACCAGACGCATCTCCCGAAACTGGCGGACGGCGGATTTATCGAGTACGAACCTCACAGGGGTCGGGTCGCCTTGACGCCCGCCGCAGCCGAACTGGACGTCTATCTCGAGACGGTCGGGAAACACGAACTTCCCTGGAGCGAATACTACCTCGGACTCGGCGCCGTCTCGCTTGCGGCGACCGTCGCCCTCGCCCTCGGCGTCCTTCCGGCGGGGATTATCACCGGAACGACGCTTTCGGCCGTCGTGGGCCTCGTGCTGTTCGTTTCGGCACTCGTGCACGTTGTTTCGAGCCGGCGGATGCGACTCGAAGACGACACATCCCCTCGGTGA
- a CDS encoding DUF7344 domain-containing protein has translation MTTGGAEPSAKGATETEGATASGSTAREGADAGNLAETEIHDVLRNERRRLALERLSERSEPTSVSDLAEHVAAMETGERPPPGNLRQSVYVSLHQTHLPKLDDLGIVDYDTDEKTVDLTDQADQVTVYLEVVPRYGLSRNELYLGLAVLGILLTLSAALGVPGFAAVAPGTWALVALALIAIAATFYTAKQGETVFDRL, from the coding sequence ATGACAACGGGGGGTGCCGAACCGTCGGCGAAGGGGGCGACCGAGACGGAGGGGGCGACCGCGTCCGGATCGACTGCCCGGGAAGGGGCCGACGCGGGCAATCTCGCGGAGACCGAGATCCACGACGTGCTCCGAAACGAGCGACGCCGCCTCGCACTCGAGCGACTCTCGGAGCGTTCGGAACCGACGAGCGTGAGCGACCTGGCCGAACACGTCGCGGCGATGGAAACGGGAGAGCGTCCGCCGCCGGGGAACCTCCGGCAGAGCGTGTACGTGTCCCTCCACCAGACGCATCTCCCGAAGCTCGACGATCTCGGAATCGTCGACTACGACACCGATGAAAAGACCGTCGATCTCACGGATCAGGCCGATCAGGTAACCGTCTATCTCGAAGTGGTGCCCCGATACGGCCTCTCACGGAACGAGTTGTATCTGGGGCTCGCGGTTCTCGGAATCCTCTTGACGCTCTCCGCCGCGCTCGGTGTTCCCGGATTCGCGGCGGTCGCGCCGGGGACGTGGGCGCTCGTCGCGCTCGCGCTGATCGCGATCGCAGCGACGTTTTACACCGCAAAACAGGGCGAGACAGTGTTCGATCGGCTCTAG